A genomic window from Flavobacterium sp. I3-2 includes:
- the cas1 gene encoding type II CRISPR-associated endonuclease Cas1, translated as MLKRTIYIGNPSYLKLKDNQLKIEDTTTKETKGSVPIEDLGFLVLDHYQITISHQLIVALQQNNVAIISCDESHMPLGLMLPMSGHVEHSERLKHQINCSEPLRKQLWKQTVEAKIYQQKEVLRKNKLPFDAMIGYMNDVKSGDVTNMEGIAAQHYWKFLFDDFIRDRKGDAPNNFLNFGYAILRSMVARALVSSGLNPTIGIFHKNKYNAYCLADDIMEPYRPYVDLLVFDWLEQTDSYTLDKKAKAHLLQIATFDVYINGLQRPLITALSITTSSLCKCFMGESRVIHFPLLK; from the coding sequence ATGCTCAAACGTACCATTTACATCGGCAATCCTTCTTATTTGAAATTGAAAGATAATCAATTGAAAATTGAAGATACAACGACCAAAGAAACGAAAGGTTCTGTGCCGATTGAAGATTTAGGCTTTTTGGTATTAGATCATTATCAAATTACGATTTCGCATCAATTGATTGTAGCTTTACAACAAAATAATGTAGCAATTATCAGTTGCGACGAAAGTCATATGCCTTTGGGTTTGATGTTGCCAATGAGTGGTCATGTGGAGCATAGCGAACGTTTAAAACATCAAATCAATTGTTCGGAGCCTTTACGAAAACAATTATGGAAACAGACGGTTGAAGCTAAAATTTATCAGCAAAAGGAAGTGCTAAGAAAAAATAAATTACCTTTTGATGCTATGATTGGTTATATGAATGACGTCAAATCAGGTGATGTTACTAATATGGAAGGTATAGCAGCGCAGCATTATTGGAAATTTTTGTTTGATGATTTTATTCGCGATCGTAAAGGAGATGCGCCTAATAATTTTTTGAATTTTGGATATGCTATTTTGCGAAGCATGGTTGCTAGAGCTTTAGTTTCTTCTGGATTAAACCCAACAATTGGTATTTTTCATAAAAATAAATACAATGCGTATTGCTTGGCAGATGATATCATGGAACCGTATCGTCCGTACGTAGATTTGTTAGTTTTTGATTGGTTAGAACAAACAGATAGTTATACTTTAGATAAAAAGGCTAAAGCACATTTGTTGCAAATAGCTACTTTTGATGTGTATATCAATGGTTTGCAAAGACCATTAATAACGGCTTTGAGCATTACCACCAGTTCGTTGTGTAAATGTTTTATGGGTGAAAGTAGAGTGATTCATTTTCCGTTACTTAAATGA
- a CDS encoding APC family permease, with translation MADSNQNNSNNGPSTPKVSRMTVMQLILMTTAAVMSLRGVPLMSQVELTMFVYMAFAAVFFLIPAALVSAELGTTFADKGGGVYTWVKEAFNKRVGFVAVFMQWIQNIVWYPITITFGSAAIFYIIGMPELASNGKYIGGATIIIYWISTWISLKAPTKIPKLSSVGFIWGTMVPLVILIGLAIYWMIDKNPIAYDAIPAAQTEIASTVNGITTPRFIPHLTSIGSIVFLSTIILLFSGIEALAVHANELDKPKTQYPKAIFIASFLCFVVLGVGAYAVSVILPYDKIELDSGVMDAFQMGFARYDLSWLTNIMAVLVVIGCAASVIAWISGPSKSLLYTAKDNELPKFMAVVDKNGVQINIILLQGVIVTILCSLYFFMENVNVAFFLLSSLNATLYLVMYVLMYLAGIRLRKTQPDLARPFKVPGGKNGMMIFGGVGFIAVVFALILCFIPPTELPISSPTFYTLFLIVGTLVFLLIPICISKYMKKFDK, from the coding sequence ATGGCGGATTCAAACCAAAATAATTCTAATAACGGTCCTTCTACTCCAAAAGTGAGTAGAATGACCGTTATGCAATTAATACTAATGACAACGGCGGCGGTAATGAGTTTACGTGGCGTTCCGTTGATGTCTCAAGTAGAATTAACCATGTTTGTTTACATGGCTTTTGCAGCTGTTTTTTTCTTAATTCCGGCAGCTTTAGTCAGTGCCGAATTGGGTACAACTTTCGCCGATAAAGGCGGTGGAGTTTATACTTGGGTTAAAGAAGCTTTTAATAAACGTGTTGGTTTTGTTGCGGTTTTTATGCAATGGATTCAAAATATTGTTTGGTATCCAATTACGATTACTTTTGGTTCGGCAGCCATTTTTTATATTATCGGAATGCCCGAATTGGCTAGTAACGGAAAATATATTGGTGGTGCAACAATTATCATTTATTGGATTTCGACTTGGATTTCATTAAAAGCACCAACTAAAATCCCTAAACTTTCGAGCGTTGGATTTATTTGGGGAACAATGGTTCCATTAGTTATTCTTATTGGTTTGGCTATTTATTGGATGATTGATAAAAATCCAATTGCTTACGACGCTATTCCTGCAGCTCAAACAGAGATTGCTTCTACAGTTAACGGGATTACAACACCGCGTTTTATTCCGCATTTAACCAGTATCGGAAGTATCGTTTTCCTTTCTACAATTATTTTACTTTTTTCGGGAATCGAGGCTTTGGCGGTTCATGCCAATGAATTAGATAAACCTAAAACGCAATATCCAAAAGCGATTTTTATTGCATCGTTCTTGTGTTTTGTGGTACTTGGAGTGGGAGCTTATGCCGTTTCTGTTATTCTTCCTTACGATAAAATCGAGTTAGATTCTGGTGTAATGGATGCTTTTCAGATGGGATTTGCGCGTTATGACCTAAGTTGGTTAACCAATATTATGGCAGTTTTAGTTGTAATTGGTTGTGCTGCCAGTGTTATTGCGTGGATTTCTGGACCTAGTAAATCATTACTTTATACCGCTAAAGATAACGAGTTGCCAAAGTTTATGGCAGTTGTCGATAAAAATGGTGTTCAGATAAACATCATCTTACTTCAAGGTGTTATTGTGACTATTTTATGTTCACTTTACTTCTTTATGGAAAATGTGAACGTAGCCTTTTTCTTGTTAAGTTCATTAAACGCAACCTTATATTTAGTGATGTATGTTTTGATGTATTTGGCAGGAATCAGATTAAGAAAAACACAACCCGATTTAGCACGACCATTTAAAGTTCCGGGTGGAAAAAACGGAATGATGATTTTTGGTGGTGTAGGATTTATTGCCGTAGTTTTTGCGTTAATTCTATGTTTTATTCCGCCAACAGAATTGCCAATTAGCAGTCCAACTTTTTACACATTATTTTTGATAGTCGGTACTTTGGTGTTTTTATTAATCCCAATCTGCATCAGTAAATACATGAAAAAATTTGATAAATAA
- the cas2 gene encoding CRISPR-associated endonuclease Cas2 has product MSFSRYNAYRIMWVLVFFDLPTETKKQRSVASKFRKLLIDDGFNMFQFSIYLRHCPSKENAEVHIKRTKKNLPPEGKVGILCVTDKQFGQMELFFAKKETQLPDIPQQLELF; this is encoded by the coding sequence ATGAGTTTTAGTAGATATAATGCCTATCGAATCATGTGGGTTTTAGTTTTTTTCGATTTGCCAACCGAGACCAAAAAGCAACGTAGCGTAGCTTCAAAATTTCGTAAACTATTAATTGACGATGGTTTCAATATGTTTCAATTTTCTATTTATTTGAGGCATTGTCCGAGTAAAGAAAATGCAGAAGTTCATATAAAACGAACCAAAAAAAATTTACCACCTGAAGGTAAAGTAGGTATTTTATGCGTTACTGATAAACAATTTGGACAGATGGAATTGTTTTTTGCAAAAAAAGAAACGCAACTACCAGATATACCACAACAATTAGAATTGTTTTAA
- a CDS encoding linear amide C-N hydrolase, translating to MKKGFLYKATMLLTAAFLFGNVQTTEACTRVVYKGTNNSNVITARSMDWKDEIDANLWIFPRGMERNGSVGANSITWSSKYGSVITSAWDIATTDGINEKGLVANILWLVETEYAHFNPAGNKKGITISAWAQYVLDNFATVDETVKALEKEEFVVVSDYIPGTQKFATLHLSISDSSGDNAIFEYINGKLVIHHSPSYNVMTNSPIFNEQLAISEYWGAVAGTEFLPGTNRAPDRFRRAGYYIKAIPQDTDARTAIASVFSVIRNCSVPYGISSETEPNISSTRWRSVSDQKNLMYFFETVKTPNTFWVDLKKIDFSNKGKVKRLSVSKNETYSGETSALFKDSKPFTFLGI from the coding sequence ATGAAAAAGGGATTTTTATACAAAGCAACCATGTTGTTAACCGCAGCATTCTTATTTGGTAATGTTCAAACTACAGAAGCTTGTACTCGAGTTGTTTACAAAGGAACAAATAACAGCAATGTAATAACAGCACGTTCAATGGACTGGAAAGATGAAATTGATGCCAATCTTTGGATTTTTCCTCGTGGGATGGAACGCAACGGAAGTGTTGGTGCAAATTCTATTACTTGGAGTTCAAAATATGGAAGTGTAATTACGAGTGCTTGGGACATTGCAACGACTGATGGAATTAACGAAAAAGGATTAGTAGCAAATATTTTATGGTTAGTAGAAACAGAATATGCACATTTTAATCCAGCTGGAAACAAAAAAGGTATAACTATTTCTGCTTGGGCGCAATATGTTTTAGATAATTTTGCAACTGTAGACGAAACAGTAAAAGCTTTAGAAAAAGAAGAATTCGTTGTGGTTTCGGATTATATTCCAGGAACTCAAAAATTTGCAACATTACATTTATCAATTTCTGATTCAAGTGGAGATAATGCAATCTTCGAATATATAAATGGTAAATTAGTTATTCACCACAGCCCGTCATATAATGTGATGACGAATTCTCCAATTTTTAATGAGCAATTAGCAATAAGTGAATACTGGGGAGCCGTAGCCGGAACAGAATTTTTACCTGGAACTAATCGTGCTCCAGACCGTTTTAGAAGAGCTGGATATTACATCAAAGCAATTCCTCAGGATACAGACGCAAGAACTGCAATTGCAAGTGTTTTCAGTGTAATCAGAAACTGTTCGGTTCCTTATGGAATTTCTTCAGAGACAGAACCAAACATTTCATCTACGCGTTGGAGATCGGTTTCTGACCAAAAAAATCTAATGTATTTCTTTGAAACAGTTAAAACACCAAATACTTTTTGGGTTGACTTGAAAAAAATTGATTTTAGCAACAAAGGAAAAGTAAAAAGATTAAGTGTTAGTAAAAACGAAACCTATTCTGGCGAAACTTCTGCTCTTTTCAAAGACAGTAAACCATTTACTTTCTTAGGAATTTAA
- a CDS encoding glutamate decarboxylase: protein MATHRVNKQNAESVYDLYTQADSKQTLKKFAISPTSNDPELIKDLLLDELLLDGNAKQNLSTFCQTYTENATREIMDACIVKNMIDKDEYPQTAEIESRCVHILADLWNSPESATTLGCSTTGSSEAAMLGGLAMKWNWRKKRQAQGKPTDKPNIITGPVQVCWEKFARYFDVEIRQIPMEHGRLLMNAEEVLKRVDENTIGVVPTLGVTFTLQYENVKEINDALDKLQKDTGLDIPIHVDGASGGFLAPFIQKDLVWDFRLPRVKSINTSGHKFGLSPIGVGWIIWREASDLPEELIFNVNYLGGEMPTFALNFSRPGGQVIAQYFNFLRHGREGYERIQQACADHGQYIAKEIEKIGLFDVLYDGVGGIPGACWMLKKDVNPGFSLYDLTDKLRSRGWQVASYSLPTDCQDMVIQRVLIRHGFSHDMADLLLTDLKSCIDYFEKHPVAVAMTEAEAGNFKH, encoded by the coding sequence ATGGCTACTCACAGAGTTAATAAACAAAATGCTGAGAGTGTATATGATTTATACACACAAGCAGATTCAAAACAGACGCTTAAAAAGTTTGCGATTTCTCCAACGTCTAACGACCCAGAATTAATCAAAGATTTGTTGTTAGACGAATTGTTGTTAGACGGAAATGCTAAACAAAACTTATCTACTTTCTGTCAAACCTATACAGAAAATGCTACCAGAGAAATCATGGATGCATGTATCGTTAAAAACATGATTGATAAGGATGAATATCCGCAAACTGCTGAAATAGAATCGCGTTGTGTGCATATTTTAGCAGATTTATGGAATTCGCCAGAAAGTGCTACAACTTTAGGTTGTTCTACAACAGGTTCGAGCGAAGCTGCGATGTTAGGTGGTTTAGCAATGAAATGGAATTGGCGTAAAAAGCGTCAAGCGCAAGGTAAACCAACTGATAAACCAAATATCATTACAGGTCCAGTTCAGGTTTGTTGGGAGAAATTTGCACGTTATTTCGATGTTGAAATTCGTCAAATTCCAATGGAACATGGTCGTTTATTAATGAACGCAGAAGAAGTTCTGAAACGTGTTGACGAAAATACAATCGGTGTAGTGCCTACTTTGGGTGTTACTTTTACTTTACAATATGAAAATGTAAAAGAAATCAACGACGCTTTAGATAAATTACAAAAAGATACAGGTTTAGATATTCCTATTCACGTGGATGGAGCGAGTGGTGGTTTCTTAGCGCCATTTATTCAAAAAGATTTGGTTTGGGATTTCAGACTTCCAAGAGTTAAATCAATCAATACTTCTGGACATAAATTCGGATTGTCGCCAATCGGTGTGGGATGGATTATTTGGAGAGAAGCTTCTGATTTACCAGAAGAATTAATCTTCAACGTAAACTATTTAGGTGGTGAAATGCCAACTTTCGCATTAAACTTTTCACGTCCAGGTGGACAAGTAATTGCTCAATATTTCAATTTCTTACGTCATGGTCGTGAAGGTTATGAGCGTATTCAACAAGCTTGTGCAGACCACGGTCAATATATCGCTAAGGAAATTGAAAAAATCGGATTATTCGATGTCCTTTATGATGGAGTAGGCGGAATTCCAGGTGCTTGTTGGATGTTGAAAAAAGATGTAAACCCAGGTTTCTCTTTGTATGATTTAACAGACAAATTACGCTCTCGCGGATGGCAAGTAGCTTCGTATTCGTTACCAACAGATTGTCAGGATATGGTGATTCAACGTGTATTAATTCGTCACGGATTTAGCCACGATATGGCGGATTTATTATTAACCGATTTAAAATCTTGTATAGATTATTTTGAAAAGCATCCAGTTGCAGTTGCAATGACTGAAGCTGAAGCGGGTAATTTTAAACATTAA
- a CDS encoding VIT domain-containing protein — MKRIVCLICICSFLLYCVKMNAQITKGAIPKIEIQSKEDKKSVVLESINTEVEIFGNISKTTSTMIFKNNANRVLEGQLVFPLPDKTTISGYAIDINGKLRNAVPIEKERATEVFESIQKQNVDPGIIEKVEGNNFKTRISPIPANGTRTIQISYYQTLNLEQNNYLYVLPLNTSEKISKFDLVVKVYQSTEKPKLIEKPDNTFKFSENSNIYEASLSKVNFKPSNSLIIELPKSENSIESFTQKNTDGSMYFLSNLIINGKTESKIWSDNLGIIWDNSLSRLNQDHEKELELLGKIIKQQKNITIDVVLLNIQLEKGKTFQIKNGDWTDLKQYLKNTVYDGATNYSIIEASKLPANEYLMFSDGISTIGSNQFNFNKPIYTVTASAKSNFGILKIIAQKNKGKFINLAENSVDKGFITLNESNVQFLGIQNQEVTEVYPVIGTEITKDFSVTGICPSNLKKLTLAFGRNGKVLFTKEINLEKASNGLDVSKIWAQNKVDFLEMDFDGNKDDIAEIGKQFSIVTANTSLIVLENVSDYVKYKILPPDELLVAYNDLMKNQTEENEYQKNNLLDEAFTTVEDLRIWWNTNYEQTKKKYPKPEKLEEPPTPLIGVNRVSQDETISEITAIAPSNDSSPVRESRSVSYSTAETLDYQAEESEPMLEEIVIDTYRTTSRRRSESKTNKSKNSDKKTVSSDIKTFDVKSDKDYIKKIEKSKNPYETYLTLRKEYQETPSFYYDVATFFFQKKESETGYKVLSSIAELGLENAEMYKTLAYKLKEIGAYDTELFVTEKVLKWRPFDAQSYRDYALALQDNQRYQEALDFLYQTLTNSYDENFRNRDRNISEIIIPEINNLISVHGKKLDLSKIDKKLILDIPVDIRVVMNWNKDDTDIDLYVTDPNGDVCFYSHRATEIGGRMSDDVTRGFGPEQFMLKKAIKGKYKIESNFYGESQMTLSGPTTISVEIYLMYSSGKEVRKLITFQNDKPNSGKDKILIGEFEF; from the coding sequence ATGAAAAGAATTGTTTGTTTAATTTGCATTTGCTCATTTCTGTTATATTGTGTAAAAATGAATGCACAAATTACAAAAGGCGCTATTCCAAAAATTGAAATTCAATCCAAAGAAGATAAAAAATCCGTAGTTTTAGAATCAATAAATACTGAAGTTGAAATTTTCGGGAACATTTCTAAAACGACTTCAACCATGATTTTCAAAAACAATGCAAATCGTGTTTTAGAAGGTCAGCTTGTTTTTCCTTTACCAGATAAAACAACTATTAGCGGTTACGCTATTGATATTAACGGAAAGTTACGCAACGCGGTTCCGATTGAAAAAGAAAGAGCAACTGAAGTTTTCGAAAGCATTCAGAAACAAAATGTCGACCCTGGAATTATTGAAAAGGTTGAAGGAAATAATTTCAAAACGCGCATTTCTCCTATTCCAGCAAACGGAACAAGAACTATTCAAATTAGTTATTATCAAACATTAAATTTAGAACAAAATAATTATCTGTACGTTTTACCTTTAAATACGTCGGAAAAAATTTCGAAATTTGATTTAGTCGTAAAAGTTTATCAATCGACTGAAAAGCCAAAGTTAATCGAAAAACCCGACAATACTTTTAAATTCAGTGAAAACAGCAATATTTACGAAGCTAGTTTATCTAAAGTAAATTTTAAACCTTCGAACTCGTTAATTATTGAGTTACCAAAATCGGAAAACAGTATCGAATCATTCACACAAAAAAATACGGATGGTTCAATGTATTTTTTATCGAATTTGATTATCAACGGGAAAACCGAATCAAAAATTTGGTCAGATAATCTTGGAATTATTTGGGATAATTCGTTGAGCAGATTAAATCAAGACCATGAAAAGGAATTGGAATTACTTGGTAAAATCATCAAACAACAAAAAAATATAACCATTGATGTTGTTCTATTAAATATTCAGTTAGAAAAAGGAAAAACATTCCAGATTAAAAATGGTGATTGGACGGATTTAAAACAGTATCTCAAAAACACAGTTTATGACGGTGCAACCAATTACTCAATTATCGAAGCTTCAAAACTTCCAGCAAATGAATATTTGATGTTTTCTGATGGAATATCGACCATAGGTTCAAACCAATTTAATTTTAACAAACCAATTTATACCGTTACAGCTTCTGCGAAATCAAACTTTGGCATTTTGAAAATCATCGCACAAAAAAACAAAGGAAAATTTATAAATCTTGCTGAAAATTCGGTTGATAAAGGTTTTATAACTTTAAACGAAAGTAATGTCCAATTTTTAGGTATTCAGAATCAAGAGGTAACTGAAGTTTATCCAGTGATTGGAACTGAAATCACAAAAGATTTTTCGGTTACCGGAATTTGTCCATCAAATCTAAAAAAATTGACATTGGCTTTTGGTCGAAACGGAAAAGTACTTTTTACGAAAGAAATTAATTTAGAAAAAGCTTCGAATGGATTAGATGTTAGTAAGATTTGGGCACAAAATAAAGTTGATTTTTTAGAAATGGACTTTGACGGAAACAAAGATGATATTGCTGAAATTGGCAAACAATTTTCGATTGTAACAGCAAACACGAGTTTAATTGTTTTAGAAAATGTTTCTGATTATGTGAAATATAAAATTTTACCTCCAGATGAATTACTTGTTGCTTATAACGATTTGATGAAAAATCAAACCGAAGAAAACGAATATCAAAAAAATAATTTATTAGACGAAGCTTTTACAACTGTTGAAGATTTAAGAATTTGGTGGAATACCAATTACGAACAAACGAAGAAAAAATATCCTAAACCCGAAAAACTTGAAGAACCACCTACTCCACTTATTGGAGTAAACAGAGTATCTCAAGACGAAACTATTTCTGAAATTACAGCTATAGCACCATCAAATGACTCTTCACCTGTAAGAGAATCAAGATCGGTAAGTTATTCTACTGCTGAAACACTTGATTATCAGGCAGAAGAGTCAGAACCAATGTTAGAAGAAATTGTTATTGATACATATAGAACAACATCAAGGCGTAGATCAGAATCTAAAACGAATAAATCTAAAAATTCCGATAAAAAAACAGTTTCGTCAGACATAAAAACTTTTGATGTAAAATCGGACAAAGATTATATCAAAAAAATTGAGAAGTCAAAAAATCCGTATGAAACTTATTTGACTTTAAGAAAAGAATATCAAGAAACTCCTAGTTTTTACTATGATGTTGCGACTTTCTTCTTTCAGAAAAAAGAAAGCGAAACAGGATATAAAGTTTTAAGTTCTATTGCCGAATTAGGTTTAGAAAATGCCGAAATGTACAAAACGTTAGCTTATAAACTTAAAGAAATTGGTGCATATGATACGGAATTGTTTGTCACAGAAAAAGTTTTAAAATGGCGTCCATTTGATGCACAAAGTTATCGAGATTACGCTTTAGCATTACAAGATAATCAACGTTATCAAGAAGCTTTAGATTTTTTATATCAAACATTAACGAACAGTTATGATGAAAACTTCAGAAACAGAGACCGAAATATTTCTGAAATTATTATTCCTGAAATCAACAATTTAATTTCGGTTCATGGCAAAAAATTAGATTTATCTAAAATAGATAAAAAATTAATTTTAGATATTCCGGTTGATATTCGTGTAGTTATGAATTGGAATAAAGACGACACAGATATCGATTTATATGTAACCGACCCAAATGGCGACGTTTGCTTCTATTCTCATCGTGCTACAGAAATTGGTGGCCGAATGAGCGATGATGTAACAAGAGGTTTTGGACCGGAACAATTTATGCTTAAAAAAGCCATCAAAGGAAAATACAAAATTGAATCGAATTTTTATGGCGAAAGTCAAATGACACTTTCTGGACCGACAACTATTTCTGTCGAAATTTATTTGATGTATAGTTCAGGTAAAGAAGTTCGAAAATTAATCACTTTTCAAAACGACAAACCCAACAGCGGAAAAGATAAAATTTTAATTGGAGAATTTGAATTTTAA
- a CDS encoding porin: MKKIFYPIICTCLLMINDSANAQTKNDSLEISFKPYASLRGHLAVYDNEIALQENVSRVGAKIGIKKVKTTFLAATELHLSLFQGGPSFNVDGNENTEFLDIQTTESKQAFTNRIGYIGFDFEKYGTLTFGKQWSVYYDVTSYTDQFTIFGGRASATYVGGSDGGASGTGRASQSVIYRNQFGNFYLGAQAQVRGGNNDKFIDGFGFSAQYKILDELFLGASFNRTFLSNNLINQHKIIGLDGQPTYYAAGIKYLGEKLTLSVVGAIEKNGDFTQGSYLNNTQELIYPTVVFDAKGFEFFANYKFDDFAIHGGYNLYIPDRKNLETENNQIPISSNFKVNDVIFGLNYQPIKYVQIYAEQRLSFGKNALNTKDRSVFAVGMKIDISKTFTTTLSAK; encoded by the coding sequence ATGAAAAAAATATTTTATCCAATAATTTGTACTTGTCTTTTAATGATAAATGACTCGGCAAATGCTCAAACCAAAAACGATTCGCTTGAAATAAGCTTTAAACCATACGCTAGTTTGCGCGGTCATTTGGCTGTTTATGATAATGAAATTGCACTTCAAGAAAACGTTTCGAGAGTTGGTGCAAAAATTGGAATAAAAAAAGTAAAAACTACTTTTTTAGCAGCTACGGAATTACATCTAAGTTTATTTCAAGGCGGTCCGAGTTTCAACGTTGATGGAAATGAAAATACCGAATTTTTAGACATTCAAACCACCGAAAGTAAGCAAGCTTTTACAAACAGAATTGGATACATCGGTTTTGATTTTGAAAAATATGGAACGCTAACTTTCGGAAAACAATGGAGCGTTTATTATGATGTTACATCGTACACCGACCAATTTACAATTTTTGGAGGAAGAGCTTCAGCAACTTATGTCGGAGGTAGTGATGGTGGAGCTTCAGGAACCGGACGCGCTTCTCAATCGGTAATTTACAGAAATCAATTTGGTAATTTTTATTTAGGTGCGCAAGCACAAGTTCGAGGCGGAAACAATGATAAATTTATTGACGGTTTCGGATTTTCTGCACAATATAAAATTTTAGATGAATTATTTTTAGGAGCTTCTTTTAACCGAACTTTTTTGAGCAACAACTTAATTAATCAACATAAAATCATTGGTTTAGACGGACAACCAACTTATTATGCTGCCGGTATAAAATATTTAGGAGAAAAATTAACATTAAGCGTTGTAGGAGCTATCGAAAAAAATGGTGATTTCACCCAAGGTTCATACTTAAATAATACCCAAGAATTAATTTATCCAACTGTTGTTTTTGATGCCAAAGGATTTGAGTTTTTTGCAAATTACAAATTCGATGATTTCGCCATTCACGGAGGTTATAATTTGTATATTCCAGACCGAAAAAATTTAGAGACAGAAAACAATCAAATCCCAATAAGCTCCAATTTTAAAGTTAACGATGTTATTTTTGGATTGAATTATCAGCCTATAAAATACGTTCAAATTTATGCAGAGCAGCGATTATCTTTTGGTAAAAATGCATTAAACACAAAAGACCGAAGCGTTTTTGCAGTCGGGATGAAAATTGATATTTCTAAAACATTTACGACAACCCTTAGCGCAAAATAA